From one Sylvia atricapilla isolate bSylAtr1 chromosome 21, bSylAtr1.pri, whole genome shotgun sequence genomic stretch:
- the NEXMIF gene encoding neurite extension and migration factor isoform X2, translating into MCRLARCSGAWSEQKEVKLMDDQQEQDCASEDQETILINGVKENESIPSLDGDERPCSATEAAVTFPALSAAAKESPACHRAPPAKKPCLLSPPSPLRLTDVPEHASDDSSAHAISLTSCVTKGMSSWSLPGDCEKAPFSMMEPGGMSALTGDCLMQPSRTCLGCFIESKDGIDAEPGISLKVGDINRDYDTCSVSDIGIHCMSTGETMRYGDQLLSDQLLSFPMHKSRAADKRDAEKSDSDSEDPTQKNYYEGLLLDKCNGEEPLLTNPNQEWGYFESFISESKIELLDLCSKNELSVNLFSEEDVDNYMFDDDDSTLGSDVCSLKIRYESFQDNVREKTTTLQEDAQFNFFPSVFSNCTKRDSRSTLKRGPSGATDPSQFKSEEGIIWGEEEEDGEEEDGEEEEKAALNKSCNSTEMVQYVGSKRSHFLDSVNSTEDSGEFSDDSTCTESSYDVLRDIKDCSRYLARDHSGSFIQQNYGLRAKRKVRYSDDYLYDVDSIENEKILDKKEWLPDGPKEEDDDEWCPKKRRKVSRKEPPVIIKYIIINRFKGEKHMLVKLSKVDANETTVTLNEELLSKYKKLAPLKGFWQERQQSRLDLLRSSLYHKQNFYLNGSDASFLPHPRKRKCKLANRHRIQRIKAIEQSVNKLGSCSSDHKQPCSSKEDVGLKGLPALAIATPSCANGLHVHDIAGIAVKCKPQEREHKGTERKVLRRIKFKSEARLKCKKIKAATSTAEDSPALENQDSAARLKDENSPCASDSSHLPECHEDKVAKNSPFLPSTSSSDKPLPSANITTNVPLIPGGYLQTLLDASDLSSNPGIPYFAQHPSEQQQQQQQHPLPSIVPPEKPFPSLQPAQSCVLSPPSESELQQSPGHLEMEQGGFSSMWPASKGSERQDFPRDVPEAAGMPSEFAPGTDGLPASGYTQVNLNSGKLLYQKNYMPDSQQVQSDDSYQSCHFNNGEGRFHFQRGTLNTDDGRLISFDSVGSLSVSSSNYSSLSLKSCEKDGEDDINDDFLAHCSPKLVIQQSIDEITPLKESTDLLDISNFTPDRFRQSSLSEMSPPDTPNLSPQIAGSDAKPLGTLKGFQESPQASLNSSEKVKWNCGVLQTEDQADNGFALNNHQFQFHMFNDEDSVSLLEKSPCLSTFNEPSGQISTNSKVSKSKRKSSSSKNVGTNQSSSQKATRKKSPKTNKGTDKPQGKNSRQAPKSTRKGKNAAGVNGEKAPAVGGRAVTQLGTVATATKGVAEGTQHCSPAGVKLGKHNGLSGEWALGKDGGTGWSESSLGNATSLLDDDQREFEEPSNILSNIASGMADVQRFMMASIEPLWGPVGHNSVPDIFRSPESNSLKLKTLKILAGTSQESKKKANGGSPGAAKNHKSNNKGSSKNSKAVTCDSGRPNCSTGFTTDIHAPFFDKNYSNLSTLGNNGPTHKKLYRHKSSSKSLRDENCKIKRTDREQPHKDPPVTAAFEKLRESDSILLKAETAFLGFPVFEEETPFSRKTVDVWFFSCLFFFFPFFPFFSPIGSFSKSALWSVEM; encoded by the exons ATGTGCAGGTTGGCCAGATGCAGTGGGGCATGGAGTGAACAGAAAGAGGTTAAATTGATGGATGACCAACAAGAGCAGGATTGTGCCTCAGAAGACCAAGAAACTATCCTGATTAATGGGGTGAAAGAAAATG AGTCCATTCCTTCCCTGGACGGCGATGAGaggccctgcagtgccaccGAGGCCGCGGTGACGTTCCCGGCGCTGAGCGCGGCCGCCAAGGAGAGCCCCGCGTGCCACCGCGCCCCGCCGGCCAAGAAGCCCTGCCTGCTGAGCCCCCCGTCTCCTCTGCGCCTCACGGATGTCCCCGAGCACGCCTCGGACGACTCCTCCGCCCACGCCATCTCCCTCACGTCCTGCGTGACCAAGGGCATGAGCTCCTGGTCGCTGCCGGGAGACTGCGAGAAGGCTCCTTTCAGCATGATGGAGCCCGGGGGGATGTCGGCGCTGACGGGAGACTGCCTGATGCAGCCCAGCCGGACCTGTCTGGGCTGCTTCATTGAATCCAAGGACGGCATTGATGCGGAGCCGGGAATAAGCTTGAAAGTGGGGGATATAAATAGGGATTATGACACCTGTTCGGTCTCTGATATAGGGATTCACTGCATGAGCACAGGAGAAACCATGAGATATGGGGATCAACTGCTTTCAGACCAGCTTTTAAGCTTCCCTATGCATAAATCGAGGGCAGCGGACAaaagagatgcagaaaaatCTGACAGTGATTCAGAGGACCCCACTCAGAAAAATTATTACGAGGGATTACTATTAGACAAATGCAATGGTGAGGAACCTTTACTAACAAATCCCAACCAGGAATGGGGCTATTTTGAATCTTTCATTAGTGAAAGTAAAATTGAGCTGCTTGACCTCTGCTCCAAAAATGAGCTTTctgtaaatctgttttctgaggAAGACGTGGACAATTACATGTTCGATGACGACGATTCCACCTTGGGAAGTGATGTCTGCTCCCTAAAGATTAGATACGAATCTTTCCAGGACAACGTGCGGGAGAAGACCACCACCCTACAAGAGGACGCCCAGTTCAACTTCTTCCCCAGCGTGTTCAGCAACTGCACCAaaagggacagcaggagcaccCTGAAAAGGGGGCCCAGCGGTGCCACCGACCCCTCTCAGTTCAAATCCGAGGAAGGCATCAtctggggggaggaggaggaggatggcgAGGAAGAGGAcggcgaggaggaggagaaagctgCCTTAAATAAATCTTGCAACAGCACAGAGATGGTGCAGTACGTGGGCTCCAAGAGGAGCCACTTCTTGGACTCGGTGAATTCCACGGAGGACTCCGGGGAGTTCAGCGACGACAGCACTTGCACGGAGTCCTCCTACGACGTGCTGCGGGATATCAAGGACTGCAGCAGGTACCTGGCCCGGGATCACTCCGGCTCCTTCATCCAGCAGAACTACGGCCTGCGGGCAAAGAGGAAAGTGCGATACAGCGACGACTACCTGTACGATGTGGACTCCATCGAGAACGAGAAGATCCTGGACAAGAAGGAGTGGCTCCCGGACGGGCCCAAGGAGGAGGACGACGACGAGTGGTGCCCCAAGAAACGGCGAAAAGTCTCTCGCAAGGAGCCCCCCGTGATCATCAAGTACATCATCATTAACAGGTTTAAAGGGGAGAAGCATATGCTGGTGAAGCTCAGCAAAGTGGATGCCAACGAGACAACTGTTACTCTGAAcgaggagctgctcagcaaatACAAGAAGCTGGCCCCACTGAAGGGCTTctggcaggagaggcagcagagccggCTGGATTTGCTCAGATCGTCTCTCTACCACAAGCAGAATTTCTATCTTAACGGCTCAGATGCTTCGTTCCTCCCTCACCCACGGAAGCGAAAATGCAAGCTAGCAAACAGGCACCGGATTCAAAGAATTAAAGCCATCGAGCAATCAGTGAACAAGCTGGGCTCTTGCTCCTCTGATCACAAGCAGCCTTGCAGCAGTAAGGAGGACGTGGGCCTGAAAGGGCTGCCGGCGTTAGCCATCGCCACCCCCAGCTGTGCCAACGGATTGCACGTCCACGACATCGCGGGCATCGCCGTGAAATGCAAACCGCAGGAGCGGGAGCACAAGGGGACAGAGCGCAAAGTGCTCCGCAGAATCAAATTCAAAAGCGAAGCCAGGTTGAAGTGCAAGAAGATCAAAGCTGCCACCAGTACGGCAGAGGACTCCCCAGCACTGGAAAACCAGGACTCCGCAGCGCGTCTGAAGGACGAAAACAGTCCCTGTGCTTCAGACAGCTCCCATCTCCCAGAGTGCCACGAGGATAAGGTTGCtaaaaattctcctttcctACCATCCACCTCCTCTTCAGACAAGCCTCTGCCATCTGCTAATATCACCACCAATGTACCCCTGATCCCCGGAGGGTATCTGCAGACGTTGTTAGATGCTTCGGATCTGTCGAGCAACCCCGGAATCCCGTACTTCGCCCAGCACCCCtccgagcagcagcagcagcagcagcagcaccctctCCCCAGCATCGTCCCGCCGGAAAAgcccttcccatccctgcagccgGCGCAGAGCTGCGTGCTCTCCCCGCCCTCCGAGTCGGAGCTGCAGCAGTCTCCCGGCCACTTGGAGATGGAGCAGGGTGGCTTCAGCAGCATGTGGCCGGCCAGCAAGGGCAGCGAGCGCCAGGACTTCCCCAGGGACGTGCCGGAGGCAGCCGGAATGCCGAGCGAGTTTGCCCCGGGCACGGATGGCCTCCCCGCCTCTGGATACACTCAAGTCAATCTGAATAGCGGCAAATTGCTATACCAAAAAAATTACATGCCGGATAGCCAACAAGTGCAGTCTGATGATTCTTATCAGTCATGTCATTTCAATAATGGAGAGGGGCGCTTTCATTTCCAACGAGGTACACTCAATACGGATGATGGCAGGCTCATTAGTTTTGATTCAGTGGGTTCATTGTCAGTTAGTTCTAGCAATTACAGTTCTTTAAGTTTAAAGTCTTGTGAAAAGGACGGCGAGGATGATATTAATGATGATTTCTTGGCCCACTGCAGTCCCAAGCTAGTGATCCAGCAGAGCATAGATGAAATCACCCCTTTGAAGGAGTCCACGGACCTTTTAGACATTTCCAACTTCACGCCTGATAGGTTCCGCCAGTCATCGCTTTCGGAGATGTCCCCTCCAGACACTCCCAACCTGTCCCCGCAGATAGCTGGCTCCGATGCCAAGCCTCTGGGCACCCTGAAGGGCTTTCAGGAGAGCCCCCAGGCCTCCCTCAACAGCTCCGAGAAGGTCAAGTGGAACTGTGGGGTCCTGCAGACCGAGGATCAGGCAGATAATGGGTTTGCTTTAAATAATCACCAGTTCCAGTTCCATATGTTCAACGATGAAGATTCTGTCAGCCTTCTCGAAAAGAGTCCATGCTTGTCAACATTTAATGAGCCATCTGGTCAAATTAGCACCAATAGCAAAGTGTCAAAATCGAAGAGGAAAAGTTCATCCAGCAAGAATGTGGGTACAAACCAAAGCTCTTCCCAGAAAGCCACCCGGAAAAAATCGCCCAAAACCAACAAAGGAACCGATAAGCCGCAAGGGAAAAACTCCAGGCAGGCACCCAAATCcaccaggaaagggaaaaacgCAGCAGGAGTCAACGGCGAGAAGGCTCCGGCCGTTGGTGGCAGGGCGGTCACTCAGCTGGGCACCGTGGCCACGGCCACCAAAGGTGTGGCTGAGGGcactcagcactgcagcccGGCAGGGGTGAAGCTGGGCAAGCACAATGGGCTCTCTGGAGAGTGGGCACTGGGAAAAGACGGGGGCACGGGCTGGTCGGAATCCAGCCTGGGCAACGCCACCAGCCTCCTGGACGACGACCAGAGGGAGTTCGAGGAACCTTCCAACATCCTGTCCAACATCGCGTCGGGAATGGCCGACGTCCAGAGGTTCATGATGGCCTCCATCGAGCCCTTGTGGGGACCCGTCGGCCACAACAGCGTCCCGGACATATTCCGCTCGCCGGAGTCCAACAGCCTGAAATTGAAAACTCTTAAAATTTTGGCAGGGACGTCCCAAGAGTCGAAGAAGAAGGCGAACGGCGGCTCGCCGGGGGCGGCGAAGAACCACAAGTCAAACAACAAGGGCTCGAGCAAAAACAGCAAAGCCGTGACCTGCGACTCCGGTCGCCCCAACTGCTCCACCGGCTTCACCACGGACATTCACGCTCCCTTTTTTGATAAAAACTATAGTAACCTGAGCACTTTAGGCAATAATGGACCTACCCATAAAAAACTCTACCGTCATAAATCCAGTTCGAAATCACTGAGGGATGAGAACTGTAAAATCAAGCGGACGGACCGCGAACAGCCCCACAAGGACCCACCCGTGACAGCTGCTTTTGAGAAACTGAG